A section of the Penaeus chinensis breed Huanghai No. 1 unplaced genomic scaffold, ASM1920278v2 CTG_6288, whole genome shotgun sequence genome encodes:
- the LOC125024828 gene encoding putative inhibitor of apoptosis gives MEKEQDRHDTFRSIQDIIHATHHPRVFARAGFYKYDQSVICFKCNLKIDISEINKVNDIVEYHTTKNPECIFARNLPPLPRSKLGSQYPIMTMHGQSNPNCKFAQGEAVGNVPISIASIAEAGFFYKGYRDHVYCFHCNLGICNWERNDNPWILHAMYNPDCPYIRKLGYAAIEQAKREKRLMYKKPAPHSPVTENDWDILMGLDITKKLQISEYPTCAIKDCLKDQIMKYRKPFCTIQECIMAIRLKITSYGKMDTGLWDRIIDYAKDKNYLLPNIKHDINEDNEAQDDKAEHIQFSDDTSVTIRDIHLKKNPDCRFAQGKPSPELLVEAGFYHIGISDHVQCFHCGVGLRNWEWDDDPWELHAKWNPDLYAVMRFTQMITKKKYESSYPIDNTEDPIYLFKQSTFISNIDPNIPEYGHEIFFKLPYPDHRILTHQNYNIVRRPEIQSEYPQRDENIEMKNLSRIEQEDKHDHTDEKRLCKVCMTDEVDVVILPCDHMVCCAKCLLTQSKCPICRGTIEKVVKPILL, from the exons ATGGAAAAGGAACAAGATAGACACGATACATTTAGATCTATTCAAGATATTATTCATGCAACACATCATCCAAGAGTCTTTGCCAGAGCTGGCTTTTACAAATATGATCAATCGGTGATCTGCTTCAAGTGTAACTTGAAAATAGATATTAGCGAGATCAACAAAGTGAATGATATTGTGGAATATCATACAACGAAGAATCCGGAATGTATATTTGCTCGAAATTTACCTCCACTTCCAAGATCAAAA CTTGGATCACAGTATCCTATAATGACTATGCATGGCCAATCCAACCCTAACTGTAAATTTGCACAAGGTGAAGCTGTTGGCAATGTTCCTATTTCTATAG CAAGTATAGCAGAAGCTGGCTTCTTCTATAaag GATACCGTGATCATGTTTATTGCTTCCACTGCAATCTCGGTATATGTAATTGGGAAAGGAATGATAACCCATGGATACTACATGCTATGTATAATCCCGATTGTCCCTATATTCGAAAATTGGGTTATGCTGCTATCGAACag gcaaagagggaaaaacGGTTGATGTACAAGAAACCTGCTCCACATAGTCCTGTAACGGAAAATGATTGGGATATTCTTATGGGTTTGGATATCACGAAAAAATTGCAGATATCAGAATACCCCACTTGTGCTATTAAAGATTGTCTCAAGGATCAAATTATGAAATATAGAAAACCATTTTGTACTATACAAGAATGTATTATGGCAATAAGACTGAAAATTACATCATATGGTAAAATGGATACGGG ATTATGGGATCGTATCATTGACTAtgcaaaagataaaaattatctaTTACCCAACATTAAGCAtgatataaatgaagataatgaagctcAAGATGATAAGGCT GAACATATACAATTTTCTGATGATACATCTGTGACTATAAGGGATATACACTTGAAGAAAAATCCCGATTGTAGGTTTGCACAGGGTAAACCA AGCCCAGAATTACTAGTAGAAGCTGGATTCTATCATATTGGAATTAGTGATCATGTTCAATGCTTCCATTGTGGCGTTGGTCTTCGCAACTGGGAATGGGACGATGATCCTTGGGAGCTACATGCTAAATGGAATCCtgatt TATATGCTGTCATGAGATTTACACAGAtgattacaaaaaagaaatatgaatcttCTTATCCTATCGACAATACTGAagatcctatttatttatttaaacagtcAACATTTATCTCTAATATAGATCCTAATATTCCTGAATATGGTCACGAAATTTTCTTTAAGCTTCCCTATCCCGATCATAG GATTCTTACTCATCAAAATTATAACATTGTAAGAAGACCTGAAATACAATCCGAGTATCCTCAACGAGATGAAAATATCGAGATGAAAAACTTGTCACGGATAGAACAAGAAG atAAACATGATCATACAGATGAGAAGCGACTATGTAAAGTGTGCATGACTGATGAAGTGGACGTGGTGATTCTCCCCTGCGATCACATGGTCTGCTGTGCTAAATGCTTATTAACCCAGTCAAAGTGCCCTATCTGTAGAGGGACAATTGAAAAAGTTGTTAAACCAATTTTACTTTAA